A stretch of DNA from Candidatus Poribacteria bacterium:
AGAAGCGCAGCAGATAGGGACGCAGCCACTGCGCTTGAAGCGATACGGGTAAGCCTGTCCGCCGAACAATCCATGCAGGAGAAACGACGGATTGTGTTGGAATGAAGGACAGGTGTGATTCGTACAAGTCGGCGGAGGTGAAAGGAGTTTTGTATGGAAAAGTCGTTATCAATGACCGTAGGTAGAGGTGATGGGCAGATTAACGGTAGCGATGATCGCGCCATTCAGGCGGGTATGGATTACCTCGCCACACTCGGCGGAGGAACGCTAAAACTCCTGCCCGGCACATACCATCTCAATAACGCAATCTATCTACGAAGTAACATCCGGATCGAAGGGAGCGGCGACGAAACGGTGCTCATTAAAAATCCTTCTGTGAGTATTCCCCTTGCCGTCGATTCGGATTGGTACGATTCAGACGTGACACTGATTGAGAGCGACGGTTTTGAGGTAGGATATGGAGTTTGCTTGAGAGCGAAGACACCACATCACGGTGGGTCAAATGTCATCAAACGCACGATTATCGGAAAAGAAGGGAACCGTCTTTGGCTCGATAACTCGCTCGAAAAGAACTTCTGGGCAGACCATGAAGCACAGATCTCGACCCTGTTTCCAATCCTGAGCGGCGAACATATTTGCGACGTTGAAATCCGCGATCTCGTTCTCGACGGCAATAAATCTAATAATGGACACCTCGATGGGAATTATGCTGGCTGCATCTTCATGCAGGACTGTGAGCGGATAACAATCGATAATGTCGAAGCGCGAAACTATAACGGCGACGGTATTTCATGGCAGATTTGCCACGACGTGACTGTGACGAATTGTCGGAGCCTGAGCAACGT
This window harbors:
- a CDS encoding right-handed parallel beta-helix repeat-containing protein, with amino-acid sequence MEKSLSMTVGRGDGQINGSDDRAIQAGMDYLATLGGGTLKLLPGTYHLNNAIYLRSNIRIEGSGDETVLIKNPSVSIPLAVDSDWYDSDVTLIESDGFEVGYGVCLRAKTPHHGGSNVIKRTIIGKEGNRLWLDNSLEKNFWADHEAQISTLFPILSGEHICDVEIRDLVLDGNKSNNGHLDGNYAGCIFMQDCERITIDNVEARNYNGDGISWQICHDVTVTNCRSLSNVDLGLHPGSGSQRPIMQDNYLAGNRLGLFFCWGVKHGVAENNQILNNRQYGISIGHRDTDNIIRLNQIEGSGEVGITFRNEPNEGRSPHRNIVENNRIVNSGSDKDGIGIDIQGDTQSITIRGNQITEMREGGEHIGVRIGNKTTNILLEKNEFSGLVVGVKDLRDK